One window from the genome of Hydra vulgaris chromosome 02, alternate assembly HydraT2T_AEP encodes:
- the LOC101239990 gene encoding uncharacterized MFS-type transporter C09D4.1 isoform X2 — protein MSLQLDSVDKLRSEEMLSFLYFKKDHIGFQRWIMLLIYSLNSIVVGLLYIGISPKSVISKNYYKISELSIQLLNNLFFVVYIVTAMPISYLVFRMGLRPVLILASALNALGTGFHLAGFGQNSFNFFIIGQIFAAIGTSAILQMPNQLSSQWFPSNERGKSTAIGFLMSLVGGSFGFLQSTYMITEYNNFHKLNNQFLMFYFTRFVFVIITFLFTLIFFKSRLHNDQYHVSASQNFVKKEKFQKYLSMLLTDQHFLVMSQSFSIYFGLIAAIPLYLDLFTAKYKNTFSENVGWMGMFSFICGIIGCLVFGIILDRIKKFRALSIVTNFTSMITWLGFILILKKTDSFFGPFVMFLIYGFFAYPYANIGLEQSAEMTFPVPEEFSSTFILFIGNLYALTFSLIFGVFNQFGLIEIVPYIITGFYLLSTLLTCVVKTHLKRNAAEIFNTFNSN, from the coding sequence atgtctttACAACTAGATTCAGTCGACAAATTAAGATCGGAAGAAATGTTATCATTTCTGTATTTCAAAAAAGATCATATTGGTTTTCAACGATGGATTATGTTACTTATCTATTCGCTTAACAGCATAGTAGTTGGACTTTTATATATAGGAATAAGTCCAAAAAGTGTTAtctctaaaaattattataaaataagtgaACTAAGTATTCAATTACTAAATAATCTCTTTTTTGTTGTGTACATTGTAACTGCAATGCCTATATCCTATTTGGTGTTTAGAATGGGATTAAGACCTGTGCTGATTCTGGCGTCCGCTTTAAATGCTTTAGGTACTGGTTTTCATTTAGCCGGTTTTGGTCAAAACagttttaacttctttattatTGGTCAGATTTTTGCAGCTATTGGTACCAGCGCTATTTTGCAAATGCCCAATCAGCTATCGTCACAATGGTTTCCAAGCAACGAACGAGGAAAATCTACAGCTATTGGTTTTTTGATGAGTTTGGTTGGGGGATCATTTGGTTTTCTGCAAAGTACATATATGATTACAGaatataacaattttcataAGCTCAATAATCaatttctaatgttttatttCACACGATTTGTGTTTGTAATTATTACGTTTTTATTTACgttgatattttttaagagTCGATTGCATAACGACCAATATCATGTCTCGGCATCacaaaactttgttaaaaaagagAAATTCCAAAAGTATCTCTCAATGCTTCTGACAGACCAACACTTTCTAGTTATGTcacaatcattttcaatttattttggaCTAATTGCAGCAATACCTTTGTATTTGGACTTATTCACGGCCAAATACAAAAATACCTTTTCTGAAAATGTTGGTTGGATGGGCATGTTTAGTTTTATCTGTGGAATTATTGGCTGTTTGGTTTTTGGTATAATATTggatagaataaaaaaatttcgagCATTATCAATTGTTACTAATTTTACTTCTATGATAACGTGGTTAGGATTTATCCTGATATTGAAAAAGACAGATAGTTTTTTTGGAccatttgtaatgtttttaatctATGGATTTTTTGCTTATCCTTATGCAAACATTGGACTCGAGCAATCCGCAGAAATGACATTTCCAGTTCCAGAAGAGTTTTCAAGTACATTTATACTCTTTATTGGTAATCTTTATGCTTTAACTTTTAGTCTTATTTTTGGAGTTTTTAATCAATTTGGTTTGATTGAAATTGTTCCTTATATTATAACaggtttttatcttttaagtaCATTGCTAACTTGTGTTGTGAAAACTCATTTGAAAAGAAATGCTGCTGagatttttaatacatttaactccaattaa